In Lentilactobacillus sp. SPB1-3, the sequence TTGTTTAGCTTGGTAAATTCGACGATTTAAGACGCTGATTCTTTGATCGAAGTTATTAATCATACATATGCCTCCTAATCCCAATTAATTTCTGACCAATGCTTATCGATAAACTTGTTAAACTCTCTAGCTTTAAACCACCATGGATTACCGTTACCAGTTGATCTATGCAAATATTTATCAAGTTCCATTTGGTCAAGTTCTTTTTTAAACTTTGGATTGAACAAGATATTTCGCTTAATCCAACTAATACTCTTGTTTCCTAAATGCTTGCGTAAGTCATTCATTGTCCATCGCAATCCGGCTAATGAGTCAGCTTGCATCTCTTGATACTCTGATTTATTAACTAGTACATATTGATCAGGTATTTGAATTGTTACCTTTGCACTTAAAGCTTGTGGCATAAGTTAACCTCCAATCTTGTCGTTAACCTTTTCAAAAATCTTCATTGGGTCTCGCCGGTTGTAATCGCACTCGATAAAAAAGTTAGTAAGTTCTGCTGACATCTCTTCGGCGTATTCGTCAAAGTAGTTATCAATGATTTGTTCATCTTTAGATGTTCGATATCCATCCGACTTAATCATGCTTTGATAAGCTATTTGTTGCTTTGCAATTCGTTCACTTTCTTGTTGCTGTTGATCAATAACACTGGCAAACAAATCCGCTTTATGTCGTTTGTCATCTTTAAAAGATAACGTTCCGTAATCAGCTCTTGAGGCCGAGTAAGTGAAGAATGCGTCTTTTAATAATTTAGCGATAGGATGCATTACATCATGGCTCATTTTGCGATCGCCTTTTGACCACCTTGATAAGGCTCCTCTAGTAGCTGGTACACTCTCAGCAACATCGCCTTTATTCACCCCCTTAGGTAATCTTCCTAATGCCAAACTTAATTGTTTGGCTTCTTTTCTTTCCCGCATTTAAATCACGCTTTCGTCAAAATATTTAGTTCTATTTGTCGAGCTATAATCGCATAATTAATTTATGCAAAGGTTAGTTCCGTTAATTCTTGCTCGATTTGTTGATTAATAATTTGAACAGCTCTGCTTAACCCTTCGTCACTTAGCAAGTTCAAATCATCTGTCGTATTACTTGTGTGACGAATTAAATAGTTAATCATTTCTTTACGTGTCATGCGATCACCTCCTTTAGTTCTTTGACAACTAAATAACACCTTTTAACTCTTCAAATACTTTGCGAGCATCATCAATGTTGCTTTGGTTAATTGATGAAACATTAGAAATTCCTAAACTGAATCTGATAATGGTATAAATTGCTGTTTGTAGGCTGTAAGCTTTGACATTATTTATGTCTGAATCATCTTTGGATAAGCAATAAATCCTGATTTCATCTTTAAGGCCTGGCCAAACTGAAACGTTTTTTGTCCGTTCAATTTGAGCCTTAAGTTCCTTGTTTTCTTGCTCCAACTTATCTAGCCGCTCTTCGTTAGTCATTACTTAGTCACCTCTTTAACTGCTCCATTAAGTATTATGTTAAATGCGCTTCTTCCTTCGGGAGTTATAAGCGTTTGCGGATAGCCTTGCTTATTATCCTTAATAGTGAAATAAGTGTTTGCATAAGCTGCTCTAGGCTTAATCACATGATGAGAGTTTCGGTAAATGTACTTATGGTCCAAAAGCCAATTAATAAATTCTTTTTGTCGTTTCCCAAGCATTTTGGCAGTGTCTCTAAAGTTAGTTAATGTACTTCTTTCCACCAAATCATCGAAATACGCTGCTTTAGGAGACATGAGTTCATTTTTTGCAGTTAACTTACGGTTTTCTGCTTTTAAATCATAATTTTCATCTTTTAAATACTCATACCCTCGCTTAATCACTTCGGCAGGATCATTCCACTTACGCTCAACTTCAATAAAGTAAGCTCTATATTTAGCTCCCATCTTAGTTTTACTCATGAGTGCTAAGTTTTTAGCCATATCAATGGTAATAGCGTAGTCTTGAATATTCTGTTGCTGTCCGCTTGGATGGTTAGGATTGTAGGGCGTAGTTACAACTACACCCTCAAAATCATTGCCTTCAATAAAGGAAGAGAAGTTTTGTGTTACCCACTGGCTAAATCTAGTTTTTACTTTCAACCCTTTGTATAAATCTCGAGCAGATACGACCTGTTCATAATTTTCATTAACATCAACTTTGATTAATTCCATTACTTAGTCACCTCTTCTGCTAATAGGTCATCTGTTTTAATTCCCAAAGCTTTAGCCAACTTGTGAGCCGTCGTTAGTGTTGGAACAGTACCTCTTTCGATTGAACTAATCGTGGTCTGCTTGACGTCACTCTTTAGCGATAAATCCGTTTGGGACATCTTTTGTTTTTCTCTGTAAAAACGTAATCGGTTAGACATTACATCACCTCCTTTGTTAGCAAAGTTTTGCTAACTGAATGATTTAATTATAACAAAGTTTTGCTGAATGTCAACAAAGTTTTGCTATAAATTAAATTTCATCATGTCTTGTTGTTACAATTGGTGTTAGCAATAAAATGTTAGGAGTGAACACTGGTGAAAACTGATTCTGAATTAATTGCGAGCCGTTTAATGGATATCATTAATGAACGAAACTTAACCATTAACAGGGTTGCAACTTTATCTGGCATGCAACAATCCTCAGTAAACGCAATTTTTCGAGGGGCTAGTGCAAGCCCAAAAGTTAAAACGCTCAGGAAAATTGCCGCTGGGTTGGACATGTCTTTCATTGAATTAATGAACTTCCCGCCCTACAACGAGGTGGAAAAGTAATGGCTGCTTGGATTGTTCCTACAGTTACCATTATTTCTACCTATGTGATTGGACGTCTCCAAGCTTCTCAAAGGCAAAGTGTAGCTGCTGCTAAAGAGAGATATGAGAAGCTGTACCTGCCATTTATGATGGTTCTTATTAACGGAAGATATTTTTGGAAAGATGAATACACGCGACTTTATTTGAAAAATAAAGAAAAGCTGTTACCTATCTTGGATAAAAACGTTTCTATGATGGGTATTAACATGATGAATTCCTACTTGGATTTTCAAAGATATAATTTTAATTTTGAATATTCCCAAAAGTACGGAAAAAATAGTAGCGAATATGTTGAAGCGGAATTTGTATATAATGCAAGTTTTGAAAAACTTGTTGATGTCCTTCTCAAAGAAGCGGAAGAATTATCAAAAAAATTAAAATATCCAAACCTGCCAGGAGAACTTTTGCATAAGTTTTCGGCACGTAAGCATGTATTAGAATCAATATGAAAGCAAAATACCAACCATATAAACCGGGATCTGCAAAAGAACTTAGCTGATTTATAATATCCTTCACTGGCTATCTCCTTTCGTTCTTTGAAACCTTAATATTCGTTCCTCCTTATGAGATAATTAATCTCGAAGGAGGTGATAACAATGGTTGATGATTTTGATCGGTTGTCTGGTATGATCGACAAGATGAAAGATATGGAAAGAAACGGAAAGCAAGACGTTCCATTTGAAGTTATTTTTCCTTCCGAATTTATGCTTGAACACACAAACAATAAGTTCGATAACGTCTATGAATTCCTCGATTCTGGTAAATTTAACACAGACGATTTTGACTCAATTAACGAAGATCAGTTAAATGTGTTTATCAGTGAAAATACTGATTTCGAAAACTGGGAAGACTTTAAAGGTACTGGAACTGAAGAATATGTTTTCCGTCAATTAGGATTTGATAACTAATTCAAATTCTTTAATTTCATCAAGATATTTTTGCAGTTGTTTGGCTTGCTTGTCGGCTTGTTCAAGCAACTGTATTAATTTACTTAAATTAGGAACTTCTATCTCTATGCCTTTATTCTTCATTTCCTCACCTCCCTTCTAGCTGGGTTGTTTCTCTTTACCCACATTTTCAATAACGGAATCCGTTAGTTTGTCATCGAA encodes:
- a CDS encoding antA/AntB antirepressor family protein, which codes for MELIKVDVNENYEQVVSARDLYKGLKVKTRFSQWVTQNFSSFIEGNDFEGVVVTTPYNPNHPSGQQQNIQDYAITIDMAKNLALMSKTKMGAKYRAYFIEVERKWNDPAEVIKRGYEYLKDENYDLKAENRKLTAKNELMSPKAAYFDDLVERSTLTNFRDTAKMLGKRQKEFINWLLDHKYIYRNSHHVIKPRAAYANTYFTIKDNKQGYPQTLITPEGRSAFNIILNGAVKEVTK
- a CDS encoding DUF771 domain-containing protein; this translates as MPQALSAKVTIQIPDQYVLVNKSEYQEMQADSLAGLRWTMNDLRKHLGNKSISWIKRNILFNPKFKKELDQMELDKYLHRSTGNGNPWWFKAREFNKFIDKHWSEINWD
- a CDS encoding helix-turn-helix domain-containing protein, whose protein sequence is MKTDSELIASRLMDIINERNLTINRVATLSGMQQSSVNAIFRGASASPKVKTLRKIAAGLDMSFIELMNFPPYNEVEK
- a CDS encoding helix-turn-helix transcriptional regulator, with the translated sequence MSNRLRFYREKQKMSQTDLSLKSDVKQTTISSIERGTVPTLTTAHKLAKALGIKTDDLLAEEVTK